A stretch of Aerococcus urinaehominis DNA encodes these proteins:
- a CDS encoding aromatic acid exporter family protein, with amino-acid sequence MPVFIKTCKYALATFLAIYIAQILGLDYAVSAGVIAILSLADTSKGTFIYIGNLVLTMILSLAVASLVFNLFGYHIWTFSLFLALTYPLAVYFKSHKAIAPCAVSVSHLLIEQTTSFDWLMNEFLLLIIGAGIAMVVNLYQPSVSKQMEDIKDQLEVLMQDILYTMAQHLDQGTGVDPIYGIVDLADVKLRQGIDLSQMEQANQLTQSSLYYAQYFEMRYLQLQILYNMIERLTNLNMKSQQATMLAAFLKQVADELHAENPVLGLQSQLDALVADYRSQDLPKTREEFENRAKLFEVLTDCQKFLKLKRGFVDHMRTVNRVTQHLGRH; translated from the coding sequence ATGCCAGTTTTCATAAAAACTTGTAAGTATGCTCTGGCAACTTTTTTAGCTATTTATATCGCCCAAATCTTGGGCTTAGATTATGCGGTATCTGCTGGTGTCATTGCCATTCTCTCTCTGGCTGACACCAGTAAAGGCACCTTTATTTATATTGGCAACCTGGTTTTAACTATGATCTTGTCGCTAGCAGTAGCCAGTCTAGTTTTTAACCTTTTTGGCTACCATATTTGGACCTTCTCCTTATTCTTGGCTTTGACCTATCCTTTGGCTGTGTACTTCAAGAGCCACAAGGCCATTGCGCCTTGCGCGGTCTCTGTCTCCCATCTCTTGATTGAACAGACGACCTCCTTTGACTGGCTGATGAATGAGTTTTTACTACTCATTATTGGTGCCGGCATTGCCATGGTGGTCAACCTCTACCAGCCATCAGTTTCTAAGCAGATGGAAGACATCAAGGACCAACTGGAGGTTTTGATGCAGGATATTCTCTACACCATGGCCCAACACCTAGACCAGGGGACTGGGGTGGATCCTATTTACGGGATTGTGGACCTGGCCGATGTCAAGCTGAGGCAGGGGATTGATCTATCACAAATGGAGCAGGCCAACCAATTGACCCAGTCTAGCCTTTACTATGCCCAGTACTTTGAAATGCGCTACTTGCAGCTGCAAATTCTCTATAACATGATTGAACGCTTGACCAACTTAAATATGAAGAGCCAGCAGGCGACCATGCTGGCGGCTTTTCTTAAGCAAGTTGCCGATGAGCTCCATGCTGAAAACCCTGTCTTAGGCTTGCAGTCCCAATTGGATGCTTTAGTCGCTGACTACCGGAGCCAAGACCTACCTAAGACCCGGGAAGAATTTGAAAACCGGGCCAAGTTGTTTGAAGTGCTGACCGATTGTCAGAAGTTTTTAAAATTGAAGCGGGGCTTCGTCGACCATATGCGGACAGTTAACCGGGTCACCCAGCATTTAGGCCGTCATTAA
- a CDS encoding HesB/YadR/YfhF family protein yields MKITVSDQAHKFAQEEMGLEKGDALRFTSKVYGKTAVHEGFSVAVSVEAPDEVIASTEKDGVLYYMDKHDEWFFNGYDFAVDYKPEEESFVYDFTPEA; encoded by the coding sequence GTGAAAATTACAGTAAGTGACCAAGCCCACAAGTTTGCCCAAGAAGAAATGGGTCTCGAAAAAGGCGATGCCCTACGCTTTACCAGCAAGGTTTACGGTAAAACAGCTGTCCACGAAGGCTTTTCTGTTGCCGTCTCAGTTGAAGCCCCTGATGAAGTGATCGCTTCAACCGAAAAGGATGGGGTCCTATATTACATGGACAAGCATGACGAATGGTTCTTCAACGGCTATGATTTTGCCGTTGATTATAAACCCGAAGAAGAAAGCTTTGTTTACGACTTTACCCCAGAAGCCTAG
- a CDS encoding DegV family protein, with translation MGQEKIGFIVDSGSDVPAELVASHHIKVLPLTVTYQDGREFDDGDLDLDQLYRDIDDQSPKTSLPSGEKIFQAFEELKRAGCTHVIATTISSALSGTFNSVRLAALEMADMETFVLDTKSIGIGAGLFMVAACYYLDQGDDFDTICDKLSRSVDPSHIFFHISTLHYLIKGGRIGKVMGTLGSMLKIQPIITCDEEGIYTTVAKFRESRRDNDQRAIDKLLDQVDRVSDKTRTYFVGSSGGSKAAQAKMRTLSEKLPTILPHIQANYAVPVSPVLGVHTGPDISGCAIVPVIED, from the coding sequence ATGGGACAAGAAAAAATTGGTTTTATTGTAGATTCTGGTAGTGATGTACCAGCTGAATTAGTGGCTAGCCACCATATTAAGGTGCTTCCTTTGACAGTGACCTACCAGGATGGTCGTGAATTTGACGATGGCGACCTAGATCTAGATCAACTTTACCGGGATATTGATGACCAGTCACCTAAGACATCCCTACCTTCAGGGGAGAAGATTTTCCAAGCCTTTGAAGAACTTAAGCGTGCTGGGTGTACGCATGTGATTGCCACAACCATTTCATCAGCCCTATCAGGTACCTTCAATAGTGTGCGATTGGCGGCCCTAGAAATGGCTGACATGGAAACTTTTGTCCTAGATACCAAGTCTATTGGTATCGGTGCCGGGCTTTTTATGGTTGCGGCTTGCTATTATTTAGACCAAGGTGATGATTTCGACACCATCTGTGATAAATTATCCCGTTCAGTGGACCCTAGCCATATCTTCTTCCATATTTCAACCCTCCACTATCTAATCAAGGGGGGCCGGATTGGTAAGGTGATGGGCACCCTGGGCTCTATGCTGAAAATTCAGCCCATTATTACCTGTGACGAAGAGGGCATTTATACCACTGTGGCCAAGTTTAGAGAATCACGTCGCGACAATGACCAGCGGGCCATTGACAAGCTCCTAGACCAGGTCGACCGGGTTAGCGATAAAACCAGGACTTATTTTGTCGGTAGTTCAGGTGGGTCCAAGGCAGCCCAGGCCAAGATGCGGACGCTGTCGGAAAAATTGCCGACCATCCTCCCACATATCCAAGCTAATTATGCAGTTCCCGTTTCTCCTGTTTTAGGTGTTCATACTGGACCTGATATTTCTGGTTGCGCCATTGTCCCTGTGATTGAAGATTAA
- a CDS encoding acyl-[acyl-carrier-protein] thioesterase, with translation MGLKFTKGYVVSFDQVNALGEMTLKALFDRLMMTSGFQERSLPGLQAFRDQNQLAWVVTAHQLEINRLPRYGEEIAIETEALTYNAFFTYRQFKVYDQTGQILVTALSTFSMIDLKDRKVVRVPDDIIQAYQVAPAKRKVKRLRLAKDLTANDQVDQVTAQFLDIDGNRHVNNGVYLNWVTNSLGADWWLNKQLTHLSIAYEREIALGSQVDVLTYDQMDESHQTYHEIKSNQGRHALVALTWQDRAGHLE, from the coding sequence GTGGGCTTGAAATTTACCAAGGGTTATGTGGTCAGTTTTGACCAGGTTAATGCCTTAGGAGAGATGACTTTAAAGGCCTTGTTTGACCGTTTGATGATGACATCCGGTTTCCAGGAGCGAAGTTTGCCTGGTTTACAGGCTTTTCGTGACCAGAACCAGTTAGCTTGGGTGGTGACTGCTCACCAGTTAGAAATTAATCGACTGCCGCGCTATGGAGAAGAAATCGCTATTGAAACGGAAGCCTTGACCTACAATGCCTTCTTTACCTACCGGCAGTTTAAGGTCTATGACCAAACTGGCCAAATCTTGGTCACGGCCCTGTCCACCTTCTCGATGATTGACCTTAAAGACCGCAAGGTTGTCCGGGTGCCGGATGATATCATTCAAGCCTATCAAGTAGCCCCAGCTAAAAGAAAAGTAAAACGTCTACGCCTGGCCAAGGATTTGACTGCTAATGACCAAGTTGACCAGGTGACCGCTCAATTTTTAGATATTGACGGCAACCGCCATGTCAATAACGGGGTTTACTTAAATTGGGTGACCAATAGCTTGGGTGCGGACTGGTGGCTAAATAAACAGTTGACCCACTTGTCTATTGCCTACGAACGTGAGATTGCCCTGGGCAGTCAAGTAGATGTGCTGACCTATGACCAAATGGATGAAAGTCACCAGACCTACCATGAAATAAAATCTAACCAAGGCCGGCATGCCTTGGTGGCCCTTACCTGGCAGGACCGGGCAGGGCATCTAGAATAG
- a CDS encoding YcjF family protein, producing the protein MAKYFDVSLADQIQEKTLEEINKMDKLHILLVGKTGVGKSTLVNNLFREKLAATGVGKPVTPHLRRIEKEGVPLVLYDTRGLELDQAVQDQVTSEIKSCLAQLAKDGDWMHCAYYCINANANRIEELEINFIKQLAQEMPVILVLTQAMGQGVDDFKAYIKDLNLPIQALIPVMAADYQISADYTISAFGLDELMARTLEIIPEDRQAAFHNAQQVDIQAKAKLARRWARRYIISSFGVGFTPIPFADASILVPMQVGMLAHITAVFGISMEKSKLVSILAAVGGTGGATFLGRTLVANVVKLIPGVGTMAGGVVSGTTAAVVTSALAMSYIEVLTLIAQADKQGEDLSAKYLGDYMRQTFKARLKRGDQDADFKAIKNQLDQDQDYESAESHPNKKGSLWSRWRRK; encoded by the coding sequence ATGGCGAAATATTTTGATGTGTCCCTGGCCGACCAAATCCAGGAAAAGACACTTGAAGAGATTAACAAGATGGACAAGCTTCATATTCTTTTGGTGGGGAAGACCGGGGTGGGTAAGTCTACCCTGGTCAACAACCTCTTTCGCGAAAAATTAGCGGCAACTGGGGTTGGTAAACCGGTGACGCCGCATCTACGTCGCATTGAAAAAGAAGGGGTGCCCCTGGTATTATATGATACGCGTGGCTTAGAGCTAGACCAAGCTGTCCAAGACCAGGTGACCAGTGAAATCAAGTCATGCTTGGCCCAGTTAGCTAAGGACGGTGACTGGATGCATTGTGCATATTATTGCATTAATGCCAATGCTAACCGGATTGAAGAATTGGAAATTAATTTTATTAAGCAACTTGCCCAAGAAATGCCGGTAATTTTAGTCCTGACCCAGGCTATGGGCCAGGGAGTTGATGATTTTAAGGCTTATATCAAAGACTTAAACCTACCGATTCAAGCTTTGATCCCAGTTATGGCAGCTGATTACCAAATTTCAGCCGACTATACCATTTCAGCTTTTGGCTTGGACGAATTAATGGCACGGACCCTGGAAATTATTCCTGAAGACCGCCAGGCGGCTTTTCATAATGCCCAACAGGTCGATATCCAGGCCAAGGCTAAATTAGCGCGACGTTGGGCGCGCCGCTATATTATTTCTAGTTTTGGGGTAGGTTTTACCCCAATACCTTTTGCGGATGCTTCAATTCTTGTCCCCATGCAGGTGGGTATGCTGGCCCATATTACTGCGGTTTTTGGTATCTCCATGGAAAAATCCAAATTGGTATCGATTTTAGCCGCAGTTGGTGGCACGGGTGGAGCAACCTTTTTGGGACGGACCCTGGTTGCTAATGTGGTCAAATTAATCCCAGGAGTCGGCACCATGGCTGGTGGGGTGGTATCAGGGACAACCGCAGCCGTAGTGACCTCGGCTTTAGCCATGTCCTATATCGAAGTTTTGACCCTCATAGCCCAAGCAGACAAGCAGGGAGAGGACTTGTCAGCCAAGTATCTGGGCGATTATATGCGGCAAACCTTCAAGGCCCGGCTCAAGCGTGGGGACCAAGACGCTGATTTTAAAGCCATTAAAAACCAGTTAGATCAAGACCAAGACTACGAATCAGCTGAGAGTCACCCAAATAAAAAGGGTAGTTTATGGTCGCGTTGGCGGCGGAAATAA
- the trhA gene encoding PAQR family membrane homeostasis protein TrhA — protein sequence MSSNQSNHTHITAYDVTNQALNATSHGISAALAILATLALYQQAHTSLAYFAYTIYGLAMVVLFTASTVYHCFYFTPIRNQLQILDHASIFLLIAGTYTPFCLLVLNSWLGWLIFGLEWTIALVGIYMKIRHPKTIKKFSTYLYLAMGWLVLLVIWPISQRIGWSGLAWLLAGGLTYSAGTYFYSRQARRYYHFIWHLFVSLAAAFMYLAVYLHI from the coding sequence ATGTCTAGCAACCAGTCCAACCATACGCATATTACAGCTTATGACGTCACTAACCAGGCCCTCAACGCGACCAGCCACGGTATTTCAGCGGCTTTGGCGATTTTGGCTACCCTAGCCCTCTACCAGCAAGCCCATACCAGCTTAGCCTATTTTGCCTACACAATTTACGGTTTGGCCATGGTGGTCCTCTTTACTGCCTCAACAGTTTACCACTGCTTCTATTTTACGCCAATTCGCAACCAGCTCCAAATATTAGACCATGCCAGTATCTTCCTCCTAATTGCCGGCACCTATACCCCTTTTTGCTTACTAGTTTTAAATTCATGGCTGGGTTGGTTAATTTTTGGCCTGGAATGGACTATCGCCCTCGTCGGTATTTATATGAAAATCCGCCATCCCAAAACCATCAAAAAATTCTCTACCTACCTCTACCTAGCCATGGGCTGGCTAGTCCTCCTGGTCATCTGGCCGATTAGCCAGCGGATAGGCTGGTCAGGGCTGGCCTGGCTTTTAGCCGGTGGCTTAACCTATAGTGCTGGCACCTACTTCTACAGCCGCCAAGCACGCCGGTATTATCATTTTATCTGGCACCTCTTTGTCTCACTAGCGGCGGCCTTTATGTACCTAGCTGTCTACCTGCATATCTAA
- the coaA gene encoding type I pantothenate kinase has protein sequence MLDTSAYHIIDRQQWAAYRDQNQPGPTLSLTEAQLQRLVSLNDEISLQDAKEVYQPLTQLVSLYVHNYWQFSDRRNQFLGIQDQVPPFIIGISGSVAVGKSTAARLLRLFLAQAFPDIQVDLVTTDGFLYPNRILRQHNLMSRKGFPESYDMDRLIQFLSDVKNNVQNISYPMYSHEIYDIVPGRSRVLENPQILIVEGINVFQVPANKNILMTEFYHLSIYVDADTDLIAKWYLERFNILRDQANSPDEYYYRFAKMSYAEAQAYAKNIWETINLVNLDKYILPTRDRADIIIHKTDNHYIDELWMKKY, from the coding sequence GTGCTAGATACCAGTGCCTACCATATTATTGACCGCCAGCAGTGGGCGGCCTACCGCGACCAGAATCAACCGGGACCGACCTTGTCTTTGACTGAGGCCCAGCTCCAGCGCTTGGTTTCTTTAAATGATGAAATCAGCCTCCAGGATGCTAAGGAAGTCTACCAACCCTTGACCCAACTGGTTAGCCTCTATGTCCATAATTATTGGCAATTTTCTGACCGCCGCAACCAATTTTTGGGTATCCAAGACCAGGTGCCCCCCTTTATTATTGGTATTTCTGGTTCGGTTGCAGTTGGAAAGTCAACGGCGGCCCGTTTGTTGCGGCTATTTTTAGCCCAGGCTTTTCCTGACATTCAAGTCGACTTGGTTACTACTGATGGCTTTCTTTATCCCAACCGGATTTTACGCCAGCATAATTTGATGAGCCGCAAGGGTTTTCCTGAGTCCTATGATATGGACCGTTTAATTCAGTTCTTATCTGATGTTAAAAATAATGTGCAAAACATTAGCTATCCCATGTATTCTCATGAGATTTACGATATTGTACCGGGTAGGTCCCGGGTCTTGGAGAATCCTCAGATTCTGATTGTCGAGGGGATTAATGTCTTCCAGGTGCCGGCCAATAAAAATATCCTGATGACCGAGTTTTACCACCTGTCTATCTATGTGGATGCCGATACCGACTTGATCGCTAAATGGTATTTGGAGCGTTTTAATATTCTACGTGACCAGGCCAATTCGCCTGATGAGTATTATTACCGCTTTGCTAAGATGTCCTACGCTGAAGCCCAGGCCTATGCTAAAAACATCTGGGAGACCATTAATTTGGTTAACCTAGACAAGTATATCTTGCCTACCCGCGACCGGGCCGATATTATCATCCATAAAACGGATAACCACTATATTGATGAATTGTGGATGAAGAAATATTAG
- the budA gene encoding acetolactate decarboxylase, translating into MAAYFDNKAVLFQHNTLGALMEGLFAGTLSMKELLEFGNLGIGTLDDFDGELIILDGIGYQCRTNGDVIKLSGDELVPYAAVADFDLGKAKHMQTSSVLSDKTIKLILPEMFASKNLFHAVMIKGTFTDVTVRAVPKQDRPYPRLIEASQNQALFSEATTQGTVMGFYTPEIFANVAAPGFHLHFISDDRQFGGHLFDFNLTDGEIFWQHQDAFLQNFPTQDSDFLDQDISLANLSDEIAEAEE; encoded by the coding sequence ATGGCCGCATATTTTGATAACAAGGCTGTTTTATTCCAGCATAATACCCTGGGTGCCCTAATGGAAGGGCTCTTTGCCGGCACCCTATCTATGAAAGAACTACTTGAATTTGGTAATTTGGGCATCGGTACCCTAGATGATTTCGATGGCGAATTGATTATCCTAGACGGCATCGGCTACCAATGCCGGACCAATGGCGATGTCATCAAATTGTCTGGTGACGAACTCGTCCCCTATGCGGCCGTAGCTGATTTTGATCTAGGCAAGGCCAAACACATGCAGACCAGCTCAGTGCTCAGTGATAAAACCATCAAGCTGATCTTACCAGAAATGTTTGCCTCTAAAAATCTTTTTCACGCTGTCATGATTAAGGGCACCTTTACCGATGTCACTGTCCGGGCCGTACCCAAGCAAGACCGGCCCTACCCCCGCTTAATTGAAGCCTCGCAAAATCAAGCGCTTTTTTCTGAAGCAACCACCCAAGGCACGGTCATGGGCTTCTATACACCAGAAATTTTTGCTAATGTGGCTGCCCCGGGCTTCCACCTCCATTTTATTTCTGATGACCGCCAGTTTGGTGGCCACCTGTTTGACTTCAACCTAACTGATGGCGAGATCTTCTGGCAACACCAAGATGCCTTCCTGCAAAACTTCCCCACTCAAGACAGTGACTTTCTCGACCAGGATATCAGCCTAGCTAATTTAAGTGATGAAATTGCTGAAGCCGAAGAATAG
- a CDS encoding ABC transporter permease has translation MNPALSVTPMSLVVAFSLVLIAMAIAHKEKLGLNKEIAVATVRMLIQLTVVGFLLTYVFQLDADWVTGIIMVLMAVNAAWNASKRAQGLPQAFKISILSLFLGVFTALAVLLVSGSLQFIPQQMIPITGMLVGNAMNIIGLSFRNLRSGFQAQAQQVQERIALGANPKQASFEIIRQAIKGSLQPTIDSTKMVGLVTLPGMMTGMMFAGAVPTTAVMYQIMIYFMIMATASITATAAIYQAYRAFFDGEGRLNRQSLED, from the coding sequence ATGAATCCAGCCTTAAGTGTAACCCCTATGTCCTTGGTGGTGGCTTTTTCTTTGGTCTTAATTGCCATGGCCATTGCCCACAAGGAGAAATTAGGTTTAAATAAAGAAATCGCTGTTGCCACCGTCCGCATGCTCATCCAACTGACTGTGGTAGGCTTCCTCTTGACCTACGTCTTTCAACTGGATGCCGACTGGGTGACTGGTATTATTATGGTACTGATGGCAGTGAATGCCGCTTGGAATGCTTCTAAGCGGGCCCAGGGGCTGCCACAAGCTTTTAAAATCTCTATTTTGTCCTTGTTTCTAGGTGTCTTTACCGCCTTAGCTGTCCTATTGGTTTCTGGGTCGCTGCAGTTTATTCCTCAACAAATGATCCCGATTACTGGGATGTTGGTCGGTAATGCGATGAATATTATCGGCTTGAGTTTCCGCAACTTGCGGTCTGGTTTCCAAGCCCAGGCCCAGCAGGTTCAAGAACGGATAGCTCTGGGTGCTAATCCCAAACAGGCTTCTTTTGAAATTATCCGCCAGGCCATCAAGGGGTCCTTGCAACCAACCATTGATTCTACTAAAATGGTTGGCTTGGTTACCTTGCCCGGCATGATGACAGGGATGATGTTCGCTGGGGCTGTACCGACTACAGCAGTTATGTACCAAATCATGATTTACTTTATGATTATGGCAACCGCCTCTATTACCGCCACAGCAGCAATTTACCAGGCTTACCGGGCCTTCTTTGATGGGGAAGGGCGCCTTAACCGTCAGTCGCTGGAAGATTAG
- a CDS encoding ABC transporter ATP-binding protein codes for MSLFETKDLGYRVADRQILSDINLTIQPGQHTRIAGPSGSGKSTLLKLLANLIAKSQGEIYFAGKAQGDYPPTDYRQQVSYCYQNPSLFGQKLIDNLAFPAQLRQDDFDEEICRNYMSALGLDHLDLDQSINDLSGGEKQRLALVRNLIYPPKALLLDEISSSLDAQTSQKVVDFLADYAKRHQTTLVLVSHNDYEAVLCQQEIYLDKGQVKEVKS; via the coding sequence ATGTCGTTATTTGAAACTAAAGATTTAGGCTACCGGGTGGCTGACCGGCAGATTTTGTCCGATATTAATTTGACCATCCAGCCGGGCCAACATACCCGGATTGCGGGGCCGTCGGGATCGGGCAAGTCAACCTTACTTAAACTTTTAGCCAACTTAATTGCTAAGAGTCAGGGAGAAATTTATTTTGCGGGTAAGGCCCAGGGAGATTATCCGCCAACTGATTACCGCCAGCAGGTGTCTTATTGTTACCAGAATCCTAGCCTGTTTGGTCAAAAATTAATTGATAACCTGGCCTTTCCGGCCCAGTTGCGCCAGGATGACTTTGATGAGGAGATATGTCGCAACTACATGTCCGCGCTAGGGTTAGACCATTTGGACCTAGACCAGAGCATCAATGATTTATCTGGTGGTGAAAAACAGCGTTTGGCCTTAGTGCGCAACCTGATTTATCCGCCTAAGGCTCTGCTGTTAGATGAAATTTCTTCATCTCTAGATGCCCAAACCAGCCAAAAAGTGGTGGATTTTCTGGCTGACTATGCCAAGCGCCACCAAACTACCTTGGTCTTAGTATCCCACAATGATTATGAAGCGGTCCTTTGCCAGCAAGAAATTTACCTGGACAAGGGCCAAGTTAAGGAGGTTAAGTCATGA
- a CDS encoding helix-turn-helix transcriptional regulator has translation MPDEIIQQYISLVRFLGQAIGDQFEFVLHAFDTDGDMYIAEIINGQLSGRSKDSPITQFALDLINNKTYLDQDYLVDYKTKTQQGKLLQGSTFFIKNNQQDLLGMLCINMDYSKQFEMADDIIRMLNLPINIRTAEMVDSRPEAEDDFAEVLSESLHDIILQVVGADQLNENVQLTQEARVDIVARLEERGVFQIKGSVSQVAQILGVSEPSIYRYRRMIPKN, from the coding sequence ATGCCAGATGAAATAATCCAACAATATATTAGCCTCGTTCGTTTCCTAGGTCAGGCTATCGGTGACCAATTTGAATTTGTCCTCCATGCCTTTGATACGGATGGTGATATGTATATCGCTGAAATTATCAACGGCCAGCTCTCAGGACGCAGTAAGGACTCCCCCATCACCCAATTTGCCCTGGATTTAATCAATAATAAAACCTATTTGGACCAGGATTACCTAGTCGACTACAAGACCAAGACGCAACAAGGTAAATTGCTCCAAGGGTCGACTTTCTTTATTAAAAATAACCAGCAAGACCTCTTAGGCATGCTCTGTATCAATATGGACTATAGCAAGCAGTTTGAAATGGCCGACGATATTATCCGTATGCTTAACCTGCCAATCAATATCAGGACCGCTGAAATGGTCGACTCCCGTCCTGAAGCAGAGGACGATTTTGCGGAAGTCTTGTCCGAGAGCCTCCACGATATCATCCTCCAAGTCGTCGGTGCTGACCAACTGAATGAGAACGTGCAGCTAACCCAGGAAGCCCGGGTGGATATTGTTGCCCGCTTAGAAGAACGTGGCGTCTTTCAAATTAAAGGGTCAGTCAGCCAGGTTGCCCAGATTCTGGGTGTATCAGAACCCTCAATCTATCGCTACCGGCGCATGATCCCAAAAAATTAG
- a CDS encoding DUF554 domain-containing protein: protein MSIYFGVMVEIAVIFIFTTIGLLLGDFLPDRVRAGSLKAIGAVIAYLGVSGASDSQDLVILIASLLIGTMIGEWLDLEGRLNQGADHLKARFTRQATDTNHSFAHGFVTASIVICVGAMTVLGALNSGLHGDHSLLLAKAVIVAITCIVFGATYGIGTYFASLTVIIYEGGLVTLAAWLAPLLTEPVIAEMSAAGSLILIPLGLNMLEATDIKVTNQIPAIFVPIGLVPLADWLTSLF from the coding sequence GTGTCAATTTATTTCGGGGTTATGGTAGAGATTGCTGTGATTTTTATCTTTACCACTATCGGCCTATTACTAGGTGATTTTCTCCCTGACCGGGTGCGGGCTGGCTCCCTGAAGGCGATTGGTGCCGTGATTGCCTATCTTGGGGTAAGCGGGGCCAGTGATAGCCAGGATTTGGTCATCTTGATTGCTAGCCTCTTAATTGGCACCATGATTGGTGAGTGGCTTGATTTAGAAGGACGGCTCAACCAGGGGGCCGACCATTTGAAGGCCCGTTTTACCAGGCAAGCGACTGACACTAACCATAGTTTTGCTCACGGTTTTGTGACAGCTTCTATCGTGATCTGTGTCGGCGCTATGACCGTGTTGGGCGCTTTGAATTCCGGCCTTCATGGGGACCACAGTTTACTGTTAGCTAAGGCTGTGATTGTGGCTATTACTTGTATCGTCTTTGGGGCGACATATGGCATCGGTACTTATTTTGCTAGTTTAACGGTTATCATTTACGAAGGGGGCCTGGTGACACTAGCAGCTTGGTTGGCCCCACTTTTAACTGAACCAGTGATTGCTGAGATGTCCGCGGCTGGATCCTTAATTTTAATTCCTCTTGGTCTAAATATGCTAGAAGCGACTGATATTAAGGTCACCAACCAAATTCCAGCTATTTTTGTGCCGATTGGCTTAGTGCCCCTGGCGGATTGGTTGACTAGCCTGTTTTAG
- a CDS encoding Rid family detoxifying hydrolase produces MSNIPKAIGPYSIYTVMGDYLYTSGQLPLDPESGQLVTGFEAQCRQSFTNIKNILAQEGLALADLTKVTVYLSDLENFAVVNQVMSDILTPPYPIRTAYEVGRLPQDALVEIEAVAKMT; encoded by the coding sequence ATGAGCAACATACCCAAGGCAATCGGTCCTTATTCAATTTATACGGTGATGGGTGACTACTTGTACACGTCTGGCCAGCTGCCCCTGGATCCTGAAAGTGGTCAATTGGTAACAGGCTTTGAAGCCCAATGCCGCCAATCCTTTACCAATATTAAAAATATTTTGGCCCAAGAAGGTCTGGCTTTAGCTGACCTGACTAAAGTAACTGTTTATCTGTCAGATTTAGAAAATTTTGCGGTGGTTAACCAGGTGATGTCGGATATTTTAACGCCACCATATCCCATTCGGACTGCTTATGAAGTAGGTCGCTTGCCCCAAGATGCCCTGGTCGAAATCGAAGCAGTTGCTAAAATGACTTAG
- a CDS encoding DUF1836 domain-containing protein translates to MKRQAEFQAWIEDLEEFSLPRWDDLTDMPIYMEQLLHMIEKYLELFQFGEEGGQSLTPSMVNNYVKLGLIPKPDKKKYNKRHVAYLIIITLFKQVISIAEIQKALLFLAKQLGSKAAYDRFCEIQELTIHSRVKAYRQGESDGAIMAAMTAFEQDDNFDEYLIWSACSTMTNLLFAKQIISLIEPEDRLAE, encoded by the coding sequence ATGAAGAGACAAGCGGAATTCCAGGCTTGGATTGAGGACTTAGAAGAATTTTCCTTACCACGCTGGGACGACTTAACCGATATGCCGATTTATATGGAACAGTTGCTCCATATGATTGAAAAGTATTTGGAACTCTTCCAATTTGGTGAGGAGGGTGGCCAGTCCTTAACCCCGTCTATGGTTAACAATTATGTCAAACTGGGCCTTATTCCTAAGCCTGACAAGAAAAAGTATAACAAACGCCATGTGGCCTACTTGATTATTATTACTCTCTTTAAGCAGGTCATTTCTATTGCTGAGATTCAAAAAGCCCTCTTGTTTTTAGCCAAGCAATTGGGCTCTAAAGCAGCTTATGATCGTTTTTGTGAAATTCAGGAACTAACTATCCACAGCCGGGTCAAGGCCTACCGCCAAGGCGAGAGTGATGGCGCTATTATGGCTGCCATGACGGCTTTTGAGCAAGATGATAATTTTGATGAGTACCTAATTTGGTCAGCCTGTTCGACCATGACTAACCTCTTGTTTGCCAAACAGATCATTTCTTTGATTGAGCCGGAGGACAGGTTAGCAGAATAA